CCGGTGTCGAGCACCTGCACGTTATCGTACAGCGCTTTAACGAACTGCTGCGCTTTTTGCTGATCGTTATTGTTATGCTGTAGGGCATATCCCCAGGCCGCGAGGTAGTTCCAGCGTGCGCCGCCGGAGGTTTTAGGGTTGGGAGTTACGACGTTAAGCCCGGGCTTGATAAGATCGTCCCAGTCTTTAATATGCTTGGGGTTGTCCTTGCGAACCAGAAAGACAATGGTAGAGGTATAGGGCGCTGAGTTGTCGGGTAATCGGGTTATCCAGTCTTTCACTAGCTTGTCGCGCTCGGCAATGGCGTCCACGTCATAGGCCAGCGCTAGAGTGACAACGTCGGCGGCGATGCCGTTAATCACCGAAGAGGCCTGCTTTCCCGAGCCGCCGTGAGACTGCCGAACCGTGACGCTATCGCCAGTTTTGGCCTTCCAGTATTGGGAGAAAGCCTGATTGTACTGCTGGTAGAACTCGCGGGTCGGATCGTAAGATACGTTGAGAAGCTGAACGTCTTTTGCTAGCGCGCCTGCGCTGGCCAGCAGAAACAATGCGCCGAATTGCCATTTTTGCATGGGTGTAGCCTCACGGT
This DNA window, taken from Leminorella richardii, encodes the following:
- a CDS encoding sulfate ABC transporter substrate-binding protein, with amino-acid sequence MQKWQFGALFLLASAGALAKDVQLLNVSYDPTREFYQQYNQAFSQYWKAKTGDSVTVRQSHGGSGKQASSVINGIAADVVTLALAYDVDAIAERDKLVKDWITRLPDNSAPYTSTIVFLVRKDNPKHIKDWDDLIKPGLNVVTPNPKTSGGARWNYLAAWGYALQHNNNDQQKAQQFVKALYDNVQVLDTGARGSTTTFVERGIGDVLIAWENEALLAVEQLGKDQFEIVTPSVSILAEPTVSVVDSVVDKDGNREVATAYLQYLYSKEGQEIAAKNYYRPRDPDILKAHAATFPALTLFTVDRLFGGWQKAQKTHFATDGIFDQISKR